The following nucleotide sequence is from Microbulbifer sp. A4B17.
CCAATCGCTCACGTTCATAGATCGCCTGCAGGCTCAGTTCGTAGTCACTGCGCCAGGTTTTGCTATTGCTGCTGGTATCGAAGGCCCACTGGGTCTGGCCCAGGACAGGCATAGCCACAGTGAATGTGGCCAGGGCAATCAGGCGCTTTCCAAGGCTTTGCTTTCGCACGAGGCTGCCTCCGTGATTACCGTTCGCGATTGCTGCACTATCGGGTTGTAACGCTCGCGCAGGCGGCGCTTAAGAGTTTTACCGGTGGCACCTATGGGGAATTCAGCCCAGTCGATCACCCACAAGTAATCCAGTCGCTGATGGCCCGGGAGCAGGGCATTGAGGCTTTGACGCAGGGATTCTGCATCTGTCAGGTCGACACCTGCCTGCGGAGCAACAACGGCTGCCGGTACTTCGGGCCCTTCCGGGTGAGGACGTAAACCGAACACACAAGTGTCGAGAACACCGCCTTGCTTTAACACAACCTCCTCCAGTGGCAGGGTGTAAACCGGCCCTGCGGCACTGTGGATCACGTCCACTTCCCGGTCCAGGTGAACGATTTCTCCATCGCTGCCCTGGCGCACCATATCCCCGGTAAACCACCAGCCATCCAGCGTTGAGGCGTAGTAGACATCATGGGCATTCCAGTATCCGTCGAACATGCTCTTGCCCTTGATCATCAAGCGCCCCACCTGGCCTTTTTCCACAGGAACACCATCGGCGTCGGCAATCTTGATCATCGGACCCAGGGGGGTCTTGCGTCCCACGCGGCGGTCGAAGTGCTTGGTCCAGGGGGTAGTGATTCGCAGGAGCGCCGCGATTCCCACTTCACTGGAACCGAGGCCATCCACAAACAGTGAGCCGCGCCAGGGCAAGCCCAAGCGGGTGAAGAAGGAGCCGTGAGCGATAAATGCGCGCTGCTGCACCTCGTGGCTGGCATCGGCGGTAGTACCCCAGATACGCACGCTGTCCAAGGGCTGGTCCAGGGCCCCGGATTCCATCAGGCGGGTGTAAGTGATAGGGAACCCAAAAAAAACACTGGGCTTGCGGTTGTGTAACTGTGACACCAGCTCCCTTGCTTCCAGCTTGTCATCCAGGATTACGTGTATCCCCATCATCAACATGCCGTGCAGGTAGAGATGGGAAACCTGGTGGTTAAGTGGCAGGGCAAAGCAGGCCAGGTCACGGGTGGAGATTGGGTTGAACAGCACTATAGAGCGCAGGGACTGAGCGATGCCTTCCTGTTTCAGAATCACGCCTTTAGGTACGCCGGTGGTACCCGAGGTGTGGACGATATAGAGCGGGTCGGCGGCACCTCGCGGGGATTCTGGCACCGGGGCCAGAGGTTCAAGCAGCAATACAGCCAGGCTGCGTACCTTTGGAGCCAGGTGGTTGTTGCTATCCGTAAGAACTGTACCGGTCAACCCGCTAAATAAAGTGCTGCCAGCGCCGTTTGCGGTGAGTTTTTGCCAGCCACTGGTATCTGTTACCAACAGTTTCACCCCCATGCGCTCCATATAACCTATCGCTGTCTCGGGGGCGACATTGCCGTTGATGGGCACTGCGATAGCTCCGATACGCAATGCGGCGACGGAGAACAGGAAGTAGTCGAACTGGTTGGCTTTGTAGATTGCTACCCGATCCCCTGCACTGACACCCAGGTGGCTCCAACAGGCCGATAGCTGGCGCACGGTGCGGAGTATCAACGCGGCACTCCAGTGTTGTTCACGGCTCCAGCTAAGTGGTCGGGTGAGTTCGATCAGCTCGCGGTCACCGTGGCGGCGCGTGGCAAATTCCAGTGCTTGATCGACGCGGTTGTCCCAGCTGGCCAGCAGGGAGAGACGCCCCCAGTAACCGAGTCGCAACAAAACAAAAGTCAGGTAGCCCAATACCAGGATTAAGGGGACAGCAATGGCGTAGCTCATGGTGCATCAACTCCGGTGAGTGGGTGACAGCTCGTCCAGCAGCTTGCGCAGCTCACCCAGGAAGGGTGCTGCGAATTCTGCGTGGATGTCGGCAAACGCCGAGCGGCGATAAACCAGATCCAACTGCATCCGGCCATTGACCGTGGGCGTGTAGAGAATGAAGTCGTAGGGCGGCACCAAGCAGCCGAAACCCACGTAGCTTTGGGTTTGGTGCTCATCTGAGCCAAAAGAAGAGAAATCCTCTTCTATTCGCCCGGGATTGGAGTAACAGGCATTGGTACCGAGTGCCCGGTTCAGCAGGCGCCGGGCTAGGCCGTGCAGGGGGCGCAGACGCAGTATCGGCAGCAGGGTTTCCAGTCTGGCGAGTTCAGTGCTGACCCGATCATTGCTCCGAGCTTCTGCCATGGCACTGTGCATGCTTTCTATCAGCGCCGGGGTGCTCTGACCGGTGCGCAGGCGAATCCCGATGGGGATCAGGTAGTTGCGGAAGCTGTGATCGTAGCGTTGATCAATTAGCCGGCGCAGGCTCACCGCGCAGGTCATGCGCAAATAGCCGGATTTGTGCCGGCCGGAGGTTTCCATCAGTCGCGCCAGGGCGGTACACAACAATGTGTTGATAGTGACCCCATTGGTTTTGGCTGTGCTGGCCAGGCGCTCTTCCAGGGCTCTGGGCATCAGGCTCTGGAAAAAATCCAGGTGTCCGATTTCCCGGTTGTTATCGTCAGTCTCCCAGCGCTGTCCGCGCAGCTTTACCGGCATGCCACTGTCGTTGCGCATCAGATCGAGTCCCACGCTGGCGAACGCCTGTAGCCAGCGATAGCCGCGCTTCAGGGGGCGGAACCAGTCTGGACGAATTTCCGGCAGTGGTGTGAAGGGCAGTGGTTGATTGGTGGCAACGGCACCAGGCACGCCGCTAATATGGGCGTAGTGATCGATAATCGCGCGCAGCAGCAGGCAGTCACTGCGGGCGTCGGCGACACCGTGGTGGCTGCTCAGGTAGACGCAGGAGTTGTGTCCATTGCCACCGTTGACCAGCAAAACCTGAAGGGGCGGACGGTCGCACCACTGCAGGCGGTGCGTTGAGCTGAAGTCCATCAGCAACTGGCGAAAATCGTGGTCGTTGAAATCGCAGGCGCCTACATACTCCAGGCAGTGGACCCATTGATAGGACCCGGTATTTACTTCATATAGCTGCTGGCCCTTGGGGCGGGTGCGCAGCAGCGGTATCTGGCGCACCGCGCGCTGCACACTCTGCTCCAGCAACTGTGGTTGAATCCGCCCACTGACAATCAGGATCTGGTTGGTGTTGACGTTGGCCAGCTCACCTAAATGGATAAAAAACTCGGCCATGGCATCGATGGGCTGGGGGGCCGTAAAGGCGACATTGGCGGCTGTTGTAGATGCGGTGAAACTGTCCATAGCCAACTCCTCAGATCACTTCGGCAGTTGCAGCCTTTTCGGCCTCACTGGTTTTGGAGTTTGTAGGTTTGCCGGCATACCAGGCACAGAGGCCCCAGACTTCTTCGGCGGATAGAGGTTTGACAGGCTCGGTGCGCCCGGTAACGGCATCCAGGCGGGAGCGGTCGAAGTGCCACTCGATGCGCATAAAGCGCTGGTTGAGCCTGACGGCCCGATCGAATTTTTGCTCGACAGAGGTGGTGGGATTACCCAGGTGTGCCTTCACCCCGGCGACATCCGCCCAAATCTGCACCATTTTTTCCGCCGGTACTGCAACGCCACCGGAGCAGTGGAATACCTCAAATTTTCCGGGATCTTCGCTGCGTAAGGTCAGTGAACAGGCGTCAGCGCACAGTTGGTCCACGGAAACCAGGTCCAGGCGCGGCTCTGGCAACAGGTCGATGGCGAGATCGCAATTCCCGGCGCCGGCGACGGCCAACATGGCATCCTGGAACATGTAAAAACCAAAACCGTTGCGGTGCACCCAGTGGGTGTGGCGGTGGCCCACAACTACGCTGGGGCGGAAGATAGTGATCGGCAGGCTGTTGCGCAGTGACAGCAGGTGCAGGGAGTGTTCTGCACTCCATTTTGTAGTCTGGTAGGTATTCACCATCTGGCTGAAGGGGTGCAGCTCCTCCTTCACTTCACCGCCAGCCATACCTGCGACATAGGCCGTGGAAACATAGTAAAAACGTCGGCATCTGGGGGCCTGTTGCTGAACGGTTTGGTAGAGCCGTGCGGTATTGCCCACATTGGTGTTAATGGCGGTTTCCAGTTTATGAGGCGAATAGCTCATCTCCGCTGCCACATGCCAAACCTCGGTAACACCGCTGAGGTCGGTTGTGGCGAGGATATTTTCCAGCTCGCTGAAATCGGTATCGATCACAGTCAGGTGGTTCTCAACCGCGCCGCTCACATCCAGCTGGCAGCCGTGCGCAGCGGTGAGTACGGCATTAATCGTGCGGATACTGTCTGGATCGTTGCGGGATAGGGCGATGACTTTAACACCGCGAGCTAAAAGGTTTGCCGCCAGTGCGCTGCCGACAAAGCCGGTTGCGCCGGTAATGAGTACCTGGTGCACTTTCACACTCCTTGTATTTCCGATCGGTGGTTTGGCGGAGGCGCAGCGCGCCTCCGGGCGGGAAAATCAGAGTTCGATAATGTGTTCGTCGACTTTCACACCGACGTGGCGGCCGGGCTCAGTGCCGAATCCCAACACGCGATCGCCGGGCCTTAGCTCGGTGACATTCAGCGGGGTCGCCTTGTCGGAGAACACGCGCACATGCCAGTCGTCCTGCATGATGATGTTGACCTTGCGGTTTTGCGGGAAGGTGGCTTCGATCAGTAGCAGCGGGCGGATTTCCGTTTTGGTGCGCCCCACGTAAACCTGGCGGGTTTCGCCTTTGGAGTTCACCGTGGTCAGTTGGCTGCCGGCACGCAGCTCGCTGATATAGCTGGTGCGATCATTGCTTTGGAATACATAGCTGTGTACGGAAGCGGCGTTGATACGGAATGGGCGCAGCTCCATATAGGGCAGGTGGAACACTTCCGGGCAGCAGAGAATACCGCCGGTAGAGGTGGAACCCACCAGGATGCCCTCATCCGGATTGAACATATGGGTAGTATCGATACAGGCTCGATAGCCCAGACCCAGATGAGTGATGCGATCGATGACGCCCACTTCAATATCAATTTTTGGTGAAGTTTGCGCATCCATCTTGTTGGCAAAACGGTCGAACTGCTCCATGGATGTGAAAGAGGCGAGGACGCCGTCACTGCCCAGTTCCAGGACGCCGAGCGCGATTACTGCATCGTCCACATCCTGGTTGACCTCTTTCAGCAGAACGGTGTTGGTTTTGTGCAGTTCTGCAATTACCAGCTCAAGAGGAATATTGGTGGGATCTTTGAAGGACACCATCAGGTGGTCATAGTGCATGCCCTGGTGAAAAGACGTGTGCAGGCTCTCGGCATTATCTACATGAATACGCAGACTGGTGCGCAGGCCGGCTTCACTGGCTGCGCTCAGTATCTGGGCCTCGTAGCTGGATACGATCGCGGGTTTTTCTTTACCGGCAGTTTCCTGTAACAGCTTGCCGAATTTTTCCCACTCACCCATATCCTCCAGGTGAACCACTCGCTGCAACCTGGGGGAAACGGCTTCATTTAAAAGCTCAAAGTTATCGGCGTAGAGGACAATCCCGTTGTAACGGCCCTGACCTAGACGCTGGATAATAGCCTTGCGGGTTTCTTCATCCAGTGTCTTGAGCACATTGGAGTCATACCAGAGCACGTGCTCGCGATTTTCGCGCACTTCTGTGGTAGCGGGAAAAAGCGCGGTGTTGGCGGGCGGAGCCGGCTCCAGTGGCGTAGTGGGCTCGCGCTTCGATGGGGAAGCTTTTTCCTGTGCACTTTTGCGGGCTTTTTTGGAAGTGGCAGGGCGTTTGCTCTCAACTTGTTCCATGTCGGTTTCCTGATGACGTTTGAAAAACTGTGGAGCTGGCTGAGGGAACTGGCTCTGTAATTGAGTCGGGTGGTTGGAAACTTCCCCACCAATTGCTTCCCTGCATCTGGCCAGCGGCCATAAATACCGGCGGCTAGACTAAGTTCGAGGGGGGTGAACGTCACCTAGCAGAACTGTTAGGTGCGATTGTTTGGCGCCTCTGTTAACAATTTTTACAGGTGTGCCAATTGAGTTTTTCGTCACCGAAAAGTGTATTTAATCCACTTCCCCATACCTGAAACAGGTACGTACGTATGACGGTTTTTTTGCGCGCCCGGTGATGGGGCTTCCCTATTGAATCGGGCCTATGAGCTTATTTATTGAAGATGGACTTGTTATCAATCGGTTGAGGGGATTGGTGAGAGGGAGGATCTCGGGAAACGCTAGGCTTGATAAATAAATTTTCGTCAAATTGATCTATGCTAACTGCTCTGCACCAACGCTCGATATATTTGCGCGGTTAATCCGTTTTCCCGATAGGCCTATTCCAAGGGCAGGCATTTACATCGGGAAAATTTGAATAGCGGTAATCGGACCGCAGATGGAGACAGGCGGACACTTTTGACAGGGAGCGTTGTGTGAATTAGATCACAGGTACCACTTTCATCTACCCTTGTATGCCATCCTCGACGCCCCCTAAAATTACCGCCAGCGGTAGCTGTGTGCCGCCATTAAAAAAATAGAGCAAGTAATGAGTAGCAACGACACAATACGACTTCTCCTGATTCACGATACCCCATCGGAAGCCCAACGCCTTGTGAGTATGCTGCACAACGCAGGCCGCCCCAATCGAGCACAGCATGTGGCCAGCGAGGCAGTGTTTAACCGCTTGCTTCAGGACAAAACCTGGGACTTGGTGATCGCTGCCGAAAGCAGCACCCAAGTGCCGCCCTCAGTTGCCTTGCGGACCATCAGTAAGCTGCAAAAAGACGTTCCGGTAATTATGTTGACCGAGCGCAGCGGCGCCCAGCCTGTGGTAGAGGGGCTGAAACTCGGGGCCCGCGATGTAGTGGTGGTGGATGAAGACCAGCACCTTCTCTTTGTGATACAGCGGGAGCTGGTAGCGCTGGCAAATCGGCGTCAGGCGCGTCTGCATGACCGCCGCTATCACGCCACCCTTAAGCGCGCCAAAGAGCTGCTCGACAGCTCCAAAGATGCCATTGCTTATATTTCCGATGGCCTGATTGTCTACGCCAACGACTCCCTTGCCGAGCGTTTTGGCTACGACTCCGGCGAGGATATTGAATATCAGCCGCTGATCGATATGCTGGCGGAAAATGAGCAGGAGGCGGGGCGCGAATTCCTCAAAGGTTGTGCTATCGACAATAACGAGCTGGAGGCGAAAGAGTGGAAATTTACCGCCAAAACCGCCTCCGGTGAATCCCTGCCCACCCGTGCAGAAGTGCTCAGTACCACTTACGATGATGAGCGCTGTCTACAGGTGCGCATTGCTTCGCGCCGGGGTGATACAGAGCAGCTGGAAGCGCAGCTCAGCGACATCAAGAACCGCGACCCGCTCACTGGCCTGTTTAATCGTCAGCACTTCCTGCAGGTACTGGATTCCAGCATCAAATCCGCTGCGGACTCTCACAATACTGGTGGTCTGATGCTAATCGAAGTGGATCGCTTTGAAGATGAAGTTCTGAAAGTTGTGGGGGTGGCCGGCGCCGATGCGCTGCAAAAAGGCATGGCGGAATTACTCAAATCCTGCCAGCGCAGTGGCGATACCCTGGCTCGATACAGTGAGGATGCCTTCTGCTTGCTCAGCCCGAATACGACCCCGGACAGCATCGAGCAGCGCGCGCGGGACATGTTGAAAAAGATTTCCGACACCATCTTCGATGCTGATGGCAAAACTCTGCAAATCACCGCATCTATCGGTATTTCCCTGATGAGTGAGGCCTCCAGCGGTGCACAGCAGGTGCTGGACCAGGCCCTATCTGCCCACAAGCAGGCTCTTGGTGAAGAAAAGAAAGGTGGGAATTTTGCGCTCTATGAGCCGGATACCGAAGGTGGTGCCGACGCGGATACCTATCACCGTGCACGGGTGGTTCAGGCTTTGGAAGCCGGCAACCTGAAGTTGCTCTATCAGCCAATTCTCAGTTTGCAGGGAACCGGCGAGCAGTTGTACGAAGTTTTGGTGCGTATGCTCGACGACAAGGAAGAGCTAGCGCCGCTGGCCTTCCTGCAGGAACTCGGCGATGCGGGCTTGTCGGCGAAGATGGATCGCTGGGTAATTATCACCGCGATCAAAGCCGCTGCCGCCGCCAGGGCTGAGGGCAAAAATATTTCCCTGATGCTGCATATCACAACTGCCTCACTGGTGGATAGCAGTTTGCCCGGCTGGCTGGCGGTTGCCTTTAAAGCAGCCAAGGTAGCGCCGGGGACGGTTATCTTCCAGTTGCGCCAGGAGGACATTAACAGCAACCTGCACGCGGCCCGGGACTTTACCACTCAGGTACAGCAATTGGGTTGTCGCGTCTCCGTGTGTCATTTCGGCACCGGACTCAATCCGTTCAAGGCGCTGGAGCATGTGAAAGTGGATATCGCCAAGATCGACCCCTCTTTCGTGCGCGAAGTTCAGGATGAAGGTGAAAGCAGTGATTCCCTGTCAGGGCTGGTACAGCGTTTGGGTGAGGCGGATACCAAGGTGATAGTGCCCCATATTGAGCAGGCCAGCATGTTGCCGACTTTGTGGCAGACCGGTACCGACTACATTCAGGGCTACTATGTGCAGGCACCAGCGGAAGATATGAATTTCGACTTCAGTCTCGAATGATTTCACGCTTCAAGTGTTAAAAAACCGCTCCGCCTTTACAGGGGGGCGGTTTTTTAATGTCTGTAAATTAGACGTTGTAGCGGCTGCGCAGGGCGGCGATGGTGTTGCGGGCCAGTGCGCCGTATTGTGGTGCCGGAGCCGGTACCAGCTCCCCGGCAGTACTCTCATTCCAGGCGCGCTGGATATGGTTCTGCCCCGCTTCCTGCTTATAGATCCTTGCCAGGCTAGCCTTGTAATTCTGGCTGGTGACCGTATCCACATGATACCAATGGGCCTTGGTGCGGGAGTGGGAAACATCCATCAACAGATAACCGCGCTGGGTGATCTCCACCCACTTGAGGTGTGGTATCAACCCGTCCATGGCGATGGAGGCGACATCGGTCAGGTGGGATTTGTCCAGGAAGCTGGAGGTTACCCCGGGGGTGACAAATTCACCGCCGAGGGCACCGCGACCGGTCAAGCGCCCGTATTTCAAAATGCTGAACGGATTGCTGGCCAGGTCCCAGGCCCAGGAGCTGTGGATATCTCCGGTGAGAACTACGAAGTTGTCGATATTATTGTCCGCAATATGATCGAACAGGCGCTCGCGGGAAGCGGTGTACCCATCCCACTGATCCATATTCACAGACAAATCCCGGGCCAGGGTGAGTTGCGCCATCATTACCTGTTGCCCCAATACCCGCCAGCGCACGCCATCCGACTGGGATTGGGTCAGACTGTTATGCAGCCACTGTTCCTGTTGGGCACCGAGGATACTGCGCTCCGGGTCATCGGCTGTCTGCTGATCAAACCATTTGGCCTGCTCGGATCGCGCGGCGACGCGGGTATCCAGCATCATCAGGTCCATCAGGTTGCCGAAGCGGAAACTGCGATAGATTGCCTTGTCACCAAATAGATCAAAGATGCCGTTATCGCGGATGGGCATCCACTCGAAATAGGCCTGGTTGGCTACCGAGCGACGTATAAACCAGTCGCCTTCACCGTCCTGGGGATTATGGTTCTCGGCACCTCCGGCCCAGGCGTTATTAGTGGTTTCATGATCGTCCCAGACACAAATAAACGGGTGCTGGCGGTGCACTTCCTGCAAGTCAGGATCGGAGCGGTACTGGGCGTAACGCTGACGGTAATCCTGGATATCCACCATTTCCTTGGCGGGGATTGGCTCGCGGCCCAGTCCTGTGTCGGTACCGTAGCCGCCGGGCCCATACTCGTAGATGTAGTCGCCCAGGTGCAGCACCACATCCAGGTCTGCGCGTAGGGCAATCTCCCGGTACACATTGAAATAACCCATGGGGTAGTTGGAGCAGCTGGTAACGGCAAAACGCAGCTTGTCCACATGCCCGGTGGGTAGAGTGCGGGTGCGACCTACCGGCGAGTCGATACCGTTAGAGTAGAAACGGTAATAGTAGCTGGTGCCGGGCAGCAGGCCGCTGGCGTCCACTTTGATTGTGTAGTCCACCTCGGGCCCGGTGATGCCACTGCCGCTATTGACTACCATGGTCATTTCCGGGTCCAGGGCGATCTGCCAGGTGTAGGGCACCATGGACTGGAATTCCGGATCGGCGGACGGGGTGATACGGGTCCAGAGAATTACGCGATCTGCCAGGGGGTCACCGCTGGCTACGCCGTGCTGGAACGGCTCCTGGCCGGAACCATAGGCTTTCAGTAGGGGCAGGGCCGCCAGGCCGGCGCCGGAAAATTGTAGAAACCGCCTCCGGGACAGAGACATGGGGTTCTCCTTATAGTGCTTGTTATAAAGGAACCGCAGTCTGAATCTGTAAAGTGAACGATGTATTAATCCCCGGTCAGTATTTTTCTCCCCTTACTGTTATTAGTCATGAAATTCGTCCTAAGGGGCCAAAACTGAGACATTAATCTGGTTTCTTGGCAATTAGCGGCATGACCGTCGGTAGCTGAGGCTCGCACGAGTGATTAGCGCGCCAGGCAGCGGCGGGCATAGAGGCCCCTGTCGTTTCTCATCTGCGCTCTCTCAGGTATCCTGTGGCGCAAATTGAAAAGCTGAATTCAGGGAGTAGACCCATGTTGCCCCGTTTACTGTGTACCAGTCTGATCGTTGGCGGCCTTGCCGTTGCCGGAGGCTGTTCCAAGTCGGAGCCTTCCAAGGCCGAATTAGACAGTGCGAGTGCGCCGATGAAGGCGTCCGCTGTAATCGAGAAGAAGCCCGGCGTTGAAAAGGCGCCGCAGTCCGGTGTGGACTACCACTCTTTCGCCAACAGCAATGATTACCAGGTTCAACACCTGGATCTGGACCTGACTGTCGACTTCTCCCGCAAGGTTCTGGAAGGTGAAGCCAAACTGGACTTCAAGCGTCTCAATGACAAGAACCTGCCGATGGTGCTCGATACCCGCGAGCTGGAAGTGGTTTCTGTATCCGCCGATGGCGCGCCAGTAAAATTCTCTATGGGCGAGAAAGACAGTCACCTGGGCACTCCGCTGAATATTGAGCTGCCGGAAGATGCCGATAGCATTACTATCCGCTACCGCACAGCGCCGGGCGCTTCTGGCGTGCAGTGGCTGGAGCCCCAGCAGACTGCGGGTAAAAAGCATCCGTTCCTGTTTACCCAGGCCCAGGCGATCCACGCGCGCAGCTTTATTCCGCTGCAGGATTCCCCGAAAGTTCGTATCACTTACAACGCCACTGTACGCACCCCGAAAGAGCTGCGCGCAGTTATGAGTGCGAACAATGACCCGCAGTCGGCCAAAGATGGCGTCTACGAGTTTGAAATGCCCCAGCGTATCCCCTCCTACCTGATTGCCCTGGCGGTTGGCGACCTGCAGTTCAAGCCCATGGGCGAGCGCACCGGTGTCTACGCTGAGCCCTCCATGCTGGAATCTGCAGCAGCGGAGTTTGCCGATACTGAATCCATGCTGGAAGTGACAGAAAAGGCGTATGGCCCCTACCACTGGGATCGTTACGACCTGCTGATTCTTCCGCCCAGCTTCCCCTTCGGTGGTATGGAAAACCCGCGCCTTAGCTT
It contains:
- a CDS encoding class I adenylate-forming enzyme family protein, with the protein product MSYAIAVPLILVLGYLTFVLLRLGYWGRLSLLASWDNRVDQALEFATRRHGDRELIELTRPLSWSREQHWSAALILRTVRQLSACWSHLGVSAGDRVAIYKANQFDYFLFSVAALRIGAIAVPINGNVAPETAIGYMERMGVKLLVTDTSGWQKLTANGAGSTLFSGLTGTVLTDSNNHLAPKVRSLAVLLLEPLAPVPESPRGAADPLYIVHTSGTTGVPKGVILKQEGIAQSLRSIVLFNPISTRDLACFALPLNHQVSHLYLHGMLMMGIHVILDDKLEARELVSQLHNRKPSVFFGFPITYTRLMESGALDQPLDSVRIWGTTADASHEVQQRAFIAHGSFFTRLGLPWRGSLFVDGLGSSEVGIAALLRITTPWTKHFDRRVGRKTPLGPMIKIADADGVPVEKGQVGRLMIKGKSMFDGYWNAHDVYYASTLDGWWFTGDMVRQGSDGEIVHLDREVDVIHSAAGPVYTLPLEEVVLKQGGVLDTCVFGLRPHPEGPEVPAAVVAPQAGVDLTDAESLRQSLNALLPGHQRLDYLWVIDWAEFPIGATGKTLKRRLRERYNPIVQQSRTVITEAASCESKALESA
- a CDS encoding SDR family oxidoreductase, with amino-acid sequence MHQVLITGATGFVGSALAANLLARGVKVIALSRNDPDSIRTINAVLTAAHGCQLDVSGAVENHLTVIDTDFSELENILATTDLSGVTEVWHVAAEMSYSPHKLETAINTNVGNTARLYQTVQQQAPRCRRFYYVSTAYVAGMAGGEVKEELHPFSQMVNTYQTTKWSAEHSLHLLSLRNSLPITIFRPSVVVGHRHTHWVHRNGFGFYMFQDAMLAVAGAGNCDLAIDLLPEPRLDLVSVDQLCADACSLTLRSEDPGKFEVFHCSGGVAVPAEKMVQIWADVAGVKAHLGNPTTSVEQKFDRAVRLNQRFMRIEWHFDRSRLDAVTGRTEPVKPLSAEEVWGLCAWYAGKPTNSKTSEAEKAATAEVI
- a CDS encoding 3-dehydroquinate synthase II; protein product: MEQVESKRPATSKKARKSAQEKASPSKREPTTPLEPAPPANTALFPATTEVRENREHVLWYDSNVLKTLDEETRKAIIQRLGQGRYNGIVLYADNFELLNEAVSPRLQRVVHLEDMGEWEKFGKLLQETAGKEKPAIVSSYEAQILSAASEAGLRTSLRIHVDNAESLHTSFHQGMHYDHLMVSFKDPTNIPLELVIAELHKTNTVLLKEVNQDVDDAVIALGVLELGSDGVLASFTSMEQFDRFANKMDAQTSPKIDIEVGVIDRITHLGLGYRACIDTTHMFNPDEGILVGSTSTGGILCCPEVFHLPYMELRPFRINAASVHSYVFQSNDRTSYISELRAGSQLTTVNSKGETRQVYVGRTKTEIRPLLLIEATFPQNRKVNIIMQDDWHVRVFSDKATPLNVTELRPGDRVLGFGTEPGRHVGVKVDEHIIEL
- a CDS encoding EAL domain-containing protein; protein product: MSSNDTIRLLLIHDTPSEAQRLVSMLHNAGRPNRAQHVASEAVFNRLLQDKTWDLVIAAESSTQVPPSVALRTISKLQKDVPVIMLTERSGAQPVVEGLKLGARDVVVVDEDQHLLFVIQRELVALANRRQARLHDRRYHATLKRAKELLDSSKDAIAYISDGLIVYANDSLAERFGYDSGEDIEYQPLIDMLAENEQEAGREFLKGCAIDNNELEAKEWKFTAKTASGESLPTRAEVLSTTYDDERCLQVRIASRRGDTEQLEAQLSDIKNRDPLTGLFNRQHFLQVLDSSIKSAADSHNTGGLMLIEVDRFEDEVLKVVGVAGADALQKGMAELLKSCQRSGDTLARYSEDAFCLLSPNTTPDSIEQRARDMLKKISDTIFDADGKTLQITASIGISLMSEASSGAQQVLDQALSAHKQALGEEKKGGNFALYEPDTEGGADADTYHRARVVQALEAGNLKLLYQPILSLQGTGEQLYEVLVRMLDDKEELAPLAFLQELGDAGLSAKMDRWVIITAIKAAAAARAEGKNISLMLHITTASLVDSSLPGWLAVAFKAAKVAPGTVIFQLRQEDINSNLHAARDFTTQVQQLGCRVSVCHFGTGLNPFKALEHVKVDIAKIDPSFVREVQDEGESSDSLSGLVQRLGEADTKVIVPHIEQASMLPTLWQTGTDYIQGYYVQAPAEDMNFDFSLE
- a CDS encoding alkaline phosphatase, with the protein product MSLSRRRFLQFSGAGLAALPLLKAYGSGQEPFQHGVASGDPLADRVILWTRITPSADPEFQSMVPYTWQIALDPEMTMVVNSGSGITGPEVDYTIKVDASGLLPGTSYYYRFYSNGIDSPVGRTRTLPTGHVDKLRFAVTSCSNYPMGYFNVYREIALRADLDVVLHLGDYIYEYGPGGYGTDTGLGREPIPAKEMVDIQDYRQRYAQYRSDPDLQEVHRQHPFICVWDDHETTNNAWAGGAENHNPQDGEGDWFIRRSVANQAYFEWMPIRDNGIFDLFGDKAIYRSFRFGNLMDLMMLDTRVAARSEQAKWFDQQTADDPERSILGAQQEQWLHNSLTQSQSDGVRWRVLGQQVMMAQLTLARDLSVNMDQWDGYTASRERLFDHIADNNIDNFVVLTGDIHSSWAWDLASNPFSILKYGRLTGRGALGGEFVTPGVTSSFLDKSHLTDVASIAMDGLIPHLKWVEITQRGYLLMDVSHSRTKAHWYHVDTVTSQNYKASLARIYKQEAGQNHIQRAWNESTAGELVPAPAPQYGALARNTIAALRSRYNV